ATAAATAGCCTAAACTAGAGCTTTACTGGTCCAAAAAGTGAGACGCTATTGAAAATAGTGACAAACTATTGCTGGCACGCATTTTGTTCCGCTAACACGGTGCACCATCCCCTGCAAGCTTTCCAAAAGACACTGCTTTATTTTTGTCATTGTCCCGATTCCCCCACGAGTGGCTGAAGTTGCAGTGTTACTGAAGGAAGGATGGCTTTTTCCTAACATTAATTTTGATATCCGCTTCACATTCGTCACAATGATGAACCTTCGTATTGGCCAGCCCCTGCCTTAACTTCATCGGCAGTAGGCTGCAGTCTCCTCATTTTCTGTTATTTTGATAGCCATTATTCTCCGCCGAGAGCTCCCTGATTTTATGGCGAAACATATTAGCGATGTTCAAAACAGCATGAATCATCGACTTTTCTTGTCATCCATGGGCCAATATCAACTATGTCCTTCAGATTCATTTCACCATGCCAAAGAGTAAACGAGTGACTGTGCAGCCCTACTGTTGTCCTATCTAAAGTTGGGTTGTCAAATATATTGCCAAGTATTTAAACTATAGGTTGAACAAGAAATGAGGAGATACACTTGTTCGTCACAATTCTCGCCACAATTTTATCCACGCGACGTGCGTGAACTGGTCATGGATTAGCTTGAACTATTGTGATCACCGTAGGGTAGAGGGAATGAACAGTTACATTGTTTTGGTCATCTCGTTTTAGGCTTTCCTGTGGTTAATTGTGCCGTGATGCTGGTATTTGTTATCGGTTAATACCCTAAGCTAGGGCTTTACTGCAAAGGGAATATTGACAAACTATTGTTCGTACACATTTTGTTCCACTAACAATGGCGGATCATCCCCCACAAGCTTTCTCTATGGCGTTGCTTTATTTTTGCCATTATCCCAATTCCCATGAATGACTGAAGTTGTAGTGCTACTGAAGGAAGGAGGATTTTTGCCTAACATTAATTTTGATATCCGCTTCACATTAACTAAAAGACGAACCTTTGTAATTAGCCAGTCCTTTTCTTAATTTCATCTGCATTAGGCCACAGAGTATCATCATTTTCTGTTATTTGATAGTCATGATACTCGGCCGAGAACTCCCCAATTTTACGGCTAAACATATTAGCGATGTATACTTGAAATTGTAAAAATTCCAGCTAGCTTTTCACAACAGCGTGAATAATCGAATTCTTCTCACCACCCATGGGCCAATATCAGCTGCTTCCTGCAGATTCATTGCACCATGCCAGATAGTAAACTAGCGACTGTGCAACCCTGCTCTTGTCCTGTCTGAAGTTGGGTTGTTAAATATATTGCCTAGTATACAAACTATAAGTTAAACAAGATGAGGAAATACACTTGTTTGTCACGATTCTCTGCACTTAGACTAAGGACACTCAATCTAACCAGTACTTTGGTAGCTGCCAACTCTGGTTGCTTCCAAGCGTTGCATGGAATCTTTAGGTGTTTATACTCTGTAATAAACAGCCAATATTTCAACGTCACATTCAACGGTTATCACCCATGGAAAACCGGTCTCATCAATCTTCAATTTGCTTTACAACTTCAGATGGAGATAATGAAAGCTGTGAGTTTCATGTACGTCCGCCCACCTGGATACAATCCAGAGAGTGCAAAGGCTGCTGAAATTCAAGATGAGAAGAAGAAGCTGGATCAAGGCGATGCCGCCGAAGATGCTGTAGCTGCAAATACCTCTTCAATGTAATGTCACTAATCTTATTTCTAGTtaaaatatactccctccgtcccataatataagagcgtttttgacactagtgtagtgtcaaaaacgctcttatattatgggacggagggagtagtatttaaAAATCTTGTTCTGACACAGATGCCTTTGTTCCAAGACATATTTGGAACTTACTTATGTTACTGCTCTGATCTAGTAGGTGTGCTGTTATTCTTAGTTCATTGTATTTTATGTTTGCTGCAGGCCTGATGATGGCCCAGAGAAGAAAAAGAGTAGGCCGAAAGATGTGTTTGGCCGTTCATTGCCAACAGAGCAAGAATTTGAAGTTCTGAAAAATGCTCCAAGGTAATTGTCTCTCTGTTTTATGATGATATTTTGAATACGATCAACAAGGTGACATGAAACGCTGAATTCATTCCATTCCTACTCTCATAAACTGCCAATAGACAAGAGATTTATTTTATATTAGTTTTTTCccctttgtcattcctgtacgtGTCCTCTGTTTCGCTTCATTTTTGTATGCTCTCCTAAGGTTACTGCCAGGTCACCTATAAAGATTTGATACATGTTTTGCCCTTATTCGCAGATTGGACACAGGTGCTCCTGCTAGACCTAAACCATTTGGAGTCGAAGTTCGTAATGTTAGATGTTTAAGATGTGGAAACTTCGGCCATCAGAGTGGTGACCGGGAATGTCCCATGAAGGATATTATCATGCCGAATGAGGAGAGCCGATTGAAAAGGGACGATCCACTTACAGCAATAAAGGCACAGACTGATTCAAGTGAGGTTAGATTTTCTATTGGAAGTGTACTTCATTTGCAGTTTACATCAAAATAACGACTCTATGACAGTGACTTGCAAATAGTGAGCTATATCTACTGGTTTTATACCTGATCCGACCTTTCCCCTGGGTCCATAACTGCATAGGATTTTGTCTCTGGTAATAGTCTACTGAATAGCTATGGACAGGGgggcgtggaagcttgctatccatttgccagagccatgagttggtcgcgagatcttatgggtttcacctctagcctaccccaacttgtttcgGACTAAAGGCttagttgttgttgttgttgttgtaatAGTCTACTGAAAATTCATGTTTTGCTGTAGCCTTCTTGTAATTTATGTGCTAGCCTAGGTTTGTTATCCTTTGGTAATATATAACTATCGCCAGATTGTGATCTGAATGCACATATACGTCCTTCGAATAAACGACAAAAGGCTTACACATCTTTCTTCTTTCGTTGTACTTTGTTTAAAAATTCAGTTTTAATGTGAGGAATTCTCTGTCAGCCTTTGAAGTGGGAGCTTAAGCAAAAGCCTGGCATGAGCCCTCCTCGAGGTGGATATAACCCTGATGATCCTAATCAGCAGATTGTAGCAGAAGAGATATTTGATGAATATGGAGGTATAACTTCTGAAGCATGGATAAAACTACATTGTCACTCTCATATCAAGAATTTTTTACTGTTAGCTAAATTTACACAAGTATGTTGTCTTGCATTACATTTTATATTTTAGGATTTCTCGGCGATATTGACATTCCGGCTCTCCTTACCAACTTCTCCACGAGTAAATCAAAGAAACGCTCCAAGAGTAAAAACAGGCGCAGGCAGTCTGAGCCTGCTGCTCATGTAGAATCTGGAAGACATCATAGCAGTCATCATTCATCGTCAGATTCGGAACCTGAGAAGAACAACAGGGTGTCAGGAAGCAAGAGAAAGAAAAAATATTGTTCTGACCCATCCTCGTATTCTGATTCTGAGGCGGAAGCTGGGAAAGGAAAAGCCAAGAAGAAGTCAAAGCACAGGCACAGGAAGAAACACCTGCTAGAGTCCTCTTCTGAATCAGAAGTTGAAGTTGACACAAGAAGGCATCCAAAGAGGGAGCAcaggaagaaaaagaagaaagaggggatggaAATTGCCCCAGTTTCCTCCTCCAGAGATAAAGGATATACGATAAGCAAGAGGCCTTCGAAGCGATCGAGAGAGAAGCAACACTACAGTGACTCAAGTTCTTCTGAGAGCAAGCAGCAGCATCCAACACGATGGCAGGACAAGCAATCCCACAGTGACTCGAGTTCTTCCGAAAGCAAGCGGCATTCAAGGAGATCAAGGGAAAAGAGACATCACAAAATGCCAGATTTTCCCGTGAGCAATAGGTCTTCACGGAAATCGGATGAGAAGTGGCACTATACTGATTCAAGCGCACGTGAAAGCGATAGACATTCAAGGAAACCAAGAGAAAAATCACGCTACTCTGATCCAAGTGCTTCTGAGTATTCAGATTCTGATCGGCCTTCACGGAGATCAAATGAGAAGCGACACTATACTGATTTGAGTACACATGAAAGTGATAGGCATTCAAGGAAACCGAAGGGAAAATCGCGCTGCTCTGATCTAAGTGCTTCTGAGTATTCAGATTCTGATCGGCGTAATAGTCATCGCCGTCGTCGAAGAAAATGAGTAGTGGCGGTTAACAACAGACGCGTCTCTCCACAGAAGATATCAGCATTGCTGTTTCTGTGGTTGCATTAGATAGATATGTAGTATTTTGTTCCCAGAGAGTTCTGAAGGTCACTGGGGTCCACGGTGAGTATTCCATCAGGTAAATTCAGCTGCTATCTCTGGATCACTATCAGCTGCTCTGCAATGCGATAATAATTTCACTGTGTGACTTGAGTTGCGTCATCCTGGGGAAAATTGGTGTGCATTTTGTTGTATGTGTTATTGTATCTTGTAGACGTTTGAAACATTTGGAACTTTTTGTGTTCCTGTGGCCTGTGGGGAACGAATTCTTGCGAAATTCCTGTTCTTCAGACATGCCTTCGCATACTGGAATCGCCTATGTGCTTCCTGAGATGCTATGCGGCCACTCGTAAGCAGAGGTTCTTTTGTCCTCCACTGACACAAATCTTCTCTATGCCACATTAGCTTGGGCTCTGTTAGCTTCTGTATGAAACAAGACTTAGGGTTTAAGAGATGTCGCCCTTTTTGTAACTCTCTCTTGCTTACTTTGATCTGTTTAACTTCTTTGGTCTGCTTCTGTATGTATAACCATGCTCATTACAGTGATTGCACAATTAAATCTTCTCTATGCAACATTAGCTTGGGCTCTGTTAGCTTCTGTATGAAACAAGTCTTAGGGTTTAAGTGATGTCGCCGTTTCTGCAACTTGCTCTTGCTTACTTTCATCTGTTTAACTTCTTTGATCTGCTTCTGTATGTATAACCACGCTCATTACAGTGATTGCAAAATTAACTTTGCGGGGAGTATTTTCAGACCTGCGCAGCTGTACTTGGTTGTGTGAGTGAAACTACTCTGCATACGACAGTGCGCGTACGAATTTTGTACGGTGCCTGCTTGAAGGGAGCTGATTTGCAAAATGATGCGATCTAGTGGATGATTTGATCCGTCGTACAAAAATTGGAATGAAAGCTATCGTCCGTATAGCACTGCTCGTGAGAGAGTGAAACACCAATGGTGTTGGGTTGTTGAAGATTTATCAACTCCAAAGGCATCACATGGCCAGCAAACAGAACACTATCTTCGACTTCTTTTTTTTTACCAATAACGCACTAGTGACTGTATATGaccaatttttttttaaaagaaCTATATATGAGCAATGCGTGTTGGTATTTGGTAAGATACTAATTGCATGTTGAGTTTATTGCCAATGTTCATTCTAGTTATGATATTAATTGCGTGCTAAACATGTTGGCCGCTCAACATTGACAATCTAGTTTGTAGAGAGTCATTGCCGATAATAGTTGGATTTGCCCCTTTGTTTTATCTTATATTTTAAATATAAACATTATATGTGTATTCTAATTTGTAGATCTCCCGCACAAGGGGTGGAAGAGCAGGGCCAAACAAAAGTATGAAGTGTCCATCGACAAACGATCTTGATATCGCAACAGTCTGTTGTTTATAATTTATCAACTCTGGTTAGTTAGCAAGTTAGTTTGCTGTCAGTACAGTACAACAATGTTGCTGAGAGCATCTTCAACAACTGTCCTATTTTAGGGCACGAAAAGTTGGCGGAGAAAAAAAAATTAGACACGAGAAGGTGCTTTTTTTTGCACGAGAAGTGACCGTCTCCGACGGCAGCCCCTAAAATAGGGCAACCGCACGGCAGCCGGGCTGTAGCTGAACCCCAATTTGCATATACATATTGCACACAAATAACACCAAATGCATCTGAAATGGATTTCAAACAAACTACAAATTGTTGCATAGTAGTTCATCAAATCCACAACATACATTGTTCATGAAGCTCAATAACAAAGTTTAGCACACAAATGAAACAAACATAGAGATGCAAGCTAGGCTTGTTGTCACCCATGCCATGCCGATCACTCCTCCATCACATCTTTTTGGAGATCTACGTGTGTATCGGCATCTCGAATCTCATCATAGACCTCAAGAAGGTGACGGAGTCGGTCTTCCACCCGACACGGCCGAACCGGGATCCCCATGAGGTCATACGTGCTATGGTCCAAATCTTGTCCAAGCTCGTTCTCAATGATCATATTGTGCAAGATCATGCGGGCTATCATGATGTACCATAGAATATTTATCCCAAAACCTAGCTGGTCATCGCACAATAGCAAATTGGGCTTGCAAAATCCCAAAAGCCCTCTCAGCATCTTTTCTAGTAGCTGCTTGAGCATTGTGAAAGTAAAGTTCTTTCTTACCTTGGGGTTTTGAAACTGGCTTGACGAAAGTACCCCACCTTGGATAAATCCCATCTGCAATGTAATACCCAAAGTTGTACATGCGACCATTTGCTTGAAAGGTCATCGGTGGTTGTTCCCCGTTGGCTAACTTGGTGAATAGAGGAGATCGATGCAACACATTGATATCATTGCAAGATCCAGGTACCCCAAAGTAGGCATGCCAAATCCATGTCCCCTGATCGGCCACTACCTCAAGAATGATGGTTGCATCCTTGTTGCGTCCTTTGTAATGTCCATTCCATGCTGTAGGGCAGTTCTTCCACTTCCAGTGCGTGCAATCAATGGAGCCAAGCATGCTCAGAAAGCCACAGTCCTTGTTCATCTCCAATAGTCTCGTCATGTCCTGAGCATTGGGTGCTCTCAAATACTTTGGACCAAACACTTCCACAATTGCCTTCGCAAATTGTTTGACAAAGAAGATTGAAGTAGTCTCTCCTATTGCCAAGTTGTCATCAATGGAATTTGTCGGAATACCATATGCCATTATGCGCAATGCGGCAGTAACCTTCTGCTCGGTGTTATGTCCAAGAGCTCGGGCACAGTTCCTCATTTGAATGAAGGACCGACCATGTTGCTTCATAGCATTGCAAACGTGAAGAAATAAGCCCGTGGACATCCTAAACCAGCATTGAAAGTACCTCTCTTGATAGTGAGGTCTTGGGGTAAAGTAGTTGCGCCGCAATCGGTTGCCTGCCTCTTTCCGTTCTCTCCATAGAAACTCACAACCAATAACCGAACCTCCGTGCTTCGGCCTCTTGTTGTGCATAATCACAATCATAGCAATATCTTCCTCCTTGGTCAAATCCAATTCCTCATCTGACGAGGAATCATCGTAATAGTTGGAGTCGCATGAACTCGTCTACAGTACAAAACTATCCATCAAGCTATAATTCTACAaatgcatagaaaaaacgcaaaTGAACTTTTCTTTTACCTTTATAGATGTTTGATCGGACACCTAGTGTGCAAGGAGGAGAAATCTGGCCGGCGAGTCGTCGGTGGCTTGCGGCTACTGGGAGGGGGTGTGCAACGGCCGCCGGAAGTGCTCCTTGACGTGGGGAAGCATGCTATGCATCCAGAACTTGGAGACGCCGCGTCGTTGCTTCCCAAATGTCACCGGACCTCTGCTTGGTCGCGGCGGTGGGGCGACCGGCTGTGGAGCTCCTGCAACCGCTAGTGCACCAAGTAGACGACGACAAATTGGTAGCGAATCGACGTGGCGGCCGCGGCATGGTCGGTGGCTAAATGGGGCTGGCGGCGGAGCGGCGAGGGCTGCGGGCAGCCGGAAAAGGGCGCGGCGGGGTAGGGAAGTACATCCGGGCGTGTGGCAGTGGCCTACGAGTGCTGCTGCAAAGCACCTTTTTTGGGCTAGCcgtttatttatttttttgcaaaaaaatctATTGAGCTGCTCTAAAAACGTCCTAAATGCCCAATAATATGGCAGGAGATGCTCCAATTCATCATTATCTCAAGAGATCATGTTGCTTCACTTGCTTGGAGTAATAAGCATTCTTGTTTGGAGGGGTTGTGGCTAAATAGCATTTGTTTGGAGGACATGTTGGAAAAAGGCTGAGCCCGCAGCGTCGCATCTAAAATCCCCCCGTCCCCGTTGCGAAGCCCATACCCGAACGCAGCACACAACACACCAGAGGCCCAGACTaagcggcggcagcagcctgcGGAAGCGAGCGAGAGAGGGGGGCAAGATGCTGTCGTCTTCCACGGCCCCCTCCCTCCGCCTCCACCACCACCAA
This sequence is a window from Aegilops tauschii subsp. strangulata cultivar AL8/78 chromosome 7, Aet v6.0, whole genome shotgun sequence. Protein-coding genes within it:
- the LOC109758437 gene encoding uncharacterized protein: MEEGVEGSGGGGGLGRKIPAGEVELKEKSGTAWSHSFLNQKPWHPLSYPNQRRKWIAEQIHTNRARRDEEVQREFAQEQEFFRQTALFSKKDKEKMEIMKAVSFMYVRPPGYNPESAKAAEIQDEKKKLDQGDAAEDAVAANTSSMPDDGPEKKKSRPKDVFGRSLPTEQEFEVLKNAPRLDTGAPARPKPFGVEVRNVRCLRCGNFGHQSGDRECPMKDIIMPNEESRLKRDDPLTAIKAQTDSSEPLKWELKQKPGMSPPRGGYNPDDPNQQIVAEEIFDEYGGFLGDIDIPALLTNFSTSKSKKRSKSKNRRRQSEPAAHVESGRHHSSHHSSSDSEPEKNNRVSGSKRKKKYCSDPSSYSDSEAEAGKGKAKKKSKHRHRKKHLLESSSESEVEVDTRRHPKREHRKKKKKEGMEIAPVSSSRDKGYTISKRPSKRSREKQHYSDSSSSESKQQHPTRWQDKQSHSDSSSSESKRHSRRSREKRHHKMPDFPVSNRSSRKSDEKWHYTDSSARESDRHSRKPREKSRYSDPSASEYSDSDRPSRRSNEKRHYTDLSTHESDRHSRKPKGKSRCSDLSASEYSDSDRRNSHRRRRRK